A segment of the Synechococcus sp. MEDNS5 genome:
CTGATCGGGAATGGCACCGACGCGAAGCGCCGGTTTGGCCATGGACGGCAGGACCGTTACCCCCTGGCAGAGAGACAAAGCCAGAAGGGCGACGGCCCCTCGTTCTCGAATGGGCATGAACTGGTTTCTGGTGAAACGATGCTTCGGCAACTGCGAAAAGGGTGTCAATTCACAGCAAGCAGGCGGGCCAATCGGGCCAGGCCATCCGTAATCGTCTCACGCGAGACCGCACAAGACACCCGCACACAGCGGTCATCGCCGAAGGCGGCCCCGGGAACAATCGCCAATCCCACTTCCTCAAGTGCTCTGTGACAGAAGCTCATGGAGTCGCCGCAAGCCTCTGGCAACTGAGGGAACGCATAAAACGCACCCTGAGGCGGCACCAGGGTGATACCACTCAGCTTCTCAAGACCTGTCACAAGAAAGGCGCGGCGGCGGTTGTAGCTTTCGGCCATCGTCTCTACGCAGTCCATCGGAGCGGAGAGTGCGGCCACAGCCCCCTGCTGGGCAAAACTGCACACATTGCTGGTGCTCTGACTCTGGAGAGCGGAGGCGGCCTTGATCACGGATTGATCACCACTGAGGTACCCCAGGCGCCATCCGGTCATCGCCCACCCTTTGGCGAAGCCATTCACCATGAAGCAGCGATCCTGCAGATCAGGAGCAAGAGACGCAAAGCTGAAGTGCGTCACGTCGTCGTCGAGAAGGTACTCGTAGATCTCGTCGCTCATCACCACAAGCCGGGGGTGACGACGCACCAGCTCAGCGATGGATAACAGCTCT
Coding sequences within it:
- a CDS encoding pyridoxal phosphate-dependent aminotransferase; the encoded protein is MSRPLSLSSRAEALHPSLTLEINARAKALQQEGRDICSLSAGEPDFDTPDFIVEASIEALRNGITRYGPAAGDPHLRELIAAKISNSNGIPTTAAQVLVTNGGKQAIYNLFQVLLNPGDEVLIPAPYWLSYPEMARLAGARPVAVPSSADDGFRLDLNALEAAISPASRVLVINSPSNPTGRVLSREELLSIAELVRRHPRLVVMSDEIYEYLLDDDVTHFSFASLAPDLQDRCFMVNGFAKGWAMTGWRLGYLSGDQSVIKAASALQSQSTSNVCSFAQQGAVAALSAPMDCVETMAESYNRRRAFLVTGLEKLSGITLVPPQGAFYAFPQLPEACGDSMSFCHRALEEVGLAIVPGAAFGDDRCVRVSCAVSRETITDGLARLARLLAVN